The genomic stretch ttgaagaaaatCGAGCAACAGTGGTTATTTGAGTGTTACAGCTTGAAACAGATGATGCTAATGGTCAATAATGATGAATGCTTGAAGTATGTTAGCTCACTGATGCCTGGAAGCTTCCAAAATTCGATTCACCATTGTTGTGGCTTGAGGAAAACAGAGCTCAAAAAGAATTCCAGCTGGTGTTGTGTGCTCGCAAATGTCCTCAAACGTTGGCTAGAATCAAGAACAAACTAGTGGAGATCGTGTGCTATGAAAGTTTTGAGCAGAAATTGAAAATGTGTCAAAATGCAAATGAGAGAGCATGAGAGTTTTTTTTTTGGTCGTGGAGGTTGTGATTCTCTCTAGGGTTGGAATGAGCAGAAAAGTTGCTTATATTGTCTGTTTAGCATTGTTAATCCATGTGCTAAGTTGGTTTAGTTTAAAATGAAACATTTGCCATTTTGCTAAATTTTCACAAGTGAAAGTGGAGGGTGCAAGCTGTACGAGTGGGCTTGGAAACAGGCTGTAAATGGTCTTTACAATTGCTGTTTTTGGTCTGTACATCAATTGCCAAGTTTGTTTTGCTTATGTGAAGCCATTTGCAATAATTGTCAAATTTGCAACTTTGGCCAAGATGGTGGTGTAATGGTGGTATGTGCATGAATTTAagcttggagcaagtttcaaatgacatatgaaacaaatcccaattggcaaaatggtgaaaaaatcaatgaatcaaaaagtcaaagtttggtcaaacttgatttttaaatgaaataggtccaaaaatgccattttgattggcaaggttttggttcatgaaatttatatttttggaaagaggaggaaaaatgtggtttgtaggaaaaaaccccaccaaatttggccttatggttcatgagatatggctctttgaagttcacaaatttctgaaattgaattgatcatatcttgacaaccacacatgggatttgagtgttcttggactttttgaaaatgggagaacaagatcttcaactttcatgttgggcaaaaattcatttggagcttgtatcatgatgtaagttgaggatcaagaagtttccatttttggcagttgaaattacaggtccactttctatttctggaaaatttctgatttgacttgattttcttccatgatgaggtttgacatgatagatgaggcttgtacaagcatgaatgagctccttcaaatcaattctatccatcaaatcactgattaaatcaatagttgaccaagtttgacttttctagggttttggatgactgaggcacttctgatgaattccaaaccctaattccttgagaccttgacttcaaatgatgtcccaagttgtatggactcttgattattaaccatggtgcccaaattccacaagaatggccaccatccactactttgactgattgttgactgtctagggtttttgcctgactgtgcattgactgatggcttctgagccttcaacccttgacttgaacacttcaaatggtcccccaagtcatgtgaacttgttggacaaaccctagggctttggctccttgagaaacacccttgcttgattggttgactgatctcctgatcagtttgacctaatccttgacttgcttgctctgaggcaactgaggacaatgcaaatgttatgcaatggatcatgatatgctatgacctaatatgagatagtatgtacaatggtaggtgcaaatttgaggtgctacaacatttttcatgaaaaatcagAAAACTTAAAAATCGGGACTTTTTAGGAAAACTCAAAAATCAGTtttttttttggggggggggggaTCGAGCCACGTCGGAAAGGCGATGACTGGAGGTTTTCGGATAGGCCTCACCTTGAGGCTACAGGCGGTGGTGCCACACCGCGATCAGAAGGGGGTGACGGTGGGTGAAATGCGCGGAAGTGGCTGACGCCTATCTGGCGGCGGCGATCACGATTTTTCGACGGTGACATTTTCTGGATGTTTTGGGTATTTTTCGCGTTAGGGCATGTTTTAGTAGTTTTTTGAGTTCAGGAGTCTTTTGGTTATATTTTTGAGCAACTTTTGATATCGAAACCCTTTTGGTAACCTTAGGGTCACTTTTGAACAATTTGAGTCAAACTGTCCGTCCTTTAATTATCACCTGTGAACCTTTAACTTTAGAGCACTTTGAATACTTTAGAGTACTTTTGGGATACCCTAGAGTTATTTTTTAGAACTTAGAATTTTTTATGAGTTGAAGGTTTGGGTAGTAAAACATCTTTACCCTTTTTGATggaaaataaatattttttttaaacaataatTTTGAGTATAGTAATCCGGAGGGATTACAATGACAACCTTAATTGGCGATTTTTGATTATTAGTAATCTGAAAGGATTACAATGGCGACATGTGATTGCCAACCTATATGTTCAAGAGTGGAACCTTCTAATGATgtttttttgatgatttttatgataactatgatgttgatgatgtttATGATGTTATGATGCTGATGACATTTATGATGTTTATGATATTGATGATGTAGATGATATTTCATGCTTATATTGTGCATGCCCATGCATGCATTTATTTTGAAGTTAGGTAGGACTTCAGTTCAGTGATGACCTGGTTCAGAGAGGGATTATGGCAGTCTCACGTCCAAAGAGAGGCATGATTCAATAGGAACCAAAGACATGGGTAAATCAGTAACATACCTCTAATCCCAAAcaattggtaccacatgcattttTGATGAGGAGTTGGCGGCATTAGCATTTGCAACATTATTTGActttgattgtgattttggtGTGAATGATGTACTTATGAATTCGATATTACCATCATATTGCTAAAATTTACTGTTAACATTTATAAgatgtattctcacccctttcttGTTTGCTTTGTTGGCTTTGTGCAAATTGATGTACAAATACTCAACATGAGTAGTCACTTGCGAGTGGAAGACTATCTTGAAGCTTTATTCTTTCATTTTTACTTATCACTTTTAGTTTATTGTCATCTGCTTTAGTCTGTAATACTGGGAACGAGAGCGTTATTTGTTTTGGAGTTTCTTTTGAAGTATATTTTCGTTATTTTGTGGTTTAATCTATTATTTGATGATTATGAGGATTATTTGATTTTTTCCGTTGGgagtttgaaaatatttttattaaatgCATGATTTGTGTGAAGTAGCATCCTAAAGAATACaattttctcttttatattaAGAGTTAGAGTTTAAGGTGTTACATGGAGGTATCCGAGTAGGTCAGTCCGTCCGACCCAGTTTTGCCATTTTATTTGTTTCCTGGTGTGAGACACATGTGTGAACATTGTCGATACAATGTTTCTTATAATGGTTGTTTGCTGTTGTACCGAGAATTGGATGGAAGAAATGGTCGAGCAATCGCTGATGCCTTGGCAGGTTTCGCTCAAGTTTTACAAGTTCAGCAGAATCCATAGGCGGAAGGTGATTAATCTCGTGGAATGGACAAGTTTCAGAGAAACAAGCCAACATTCAAAGAAAGGTATGACCCAGAGGGCGCTCATGTTTGGTTGCAAGAGGTCAAGACAATCTTATGAGTAATGGCTTGTGTGAATGCTTAAAAGGTTCTTTATGGTACTCACACGTTGTTAGAGGAGGAAGAGTACTGATGGGATAATCCTAGATAGAGGCTTGAGGCTAATGGTACTATGATTACTTAGGTTGCTTTCAGGGGCACATTCTTGGAAAAATATTTCCCAGCGGATGTGCGTAGCAATAAGGAgattgaattccttgaacttaagcaatggaatatgactgttgcaGATTATGCTGCCAAGTTTTAGGAATTATCTAGGTTTTTCCCTCATTATAATGGAGTAGAAGCTGAAGTGACCAAATGCATTAAGTTTGAAAGTGGACTTCGCCCATAGGTCAAATAGTTTATTGGGTATCAGGAAATTCATCAGTTATCGGTGTTGGCCAACAAGTGTCATATCTATGATAAAGACTGTCGTGCTATATCCTCTTATTGTAAGAGTGTAAGATAAATGGTAATCAGAATCGCGGGAAGTCGTATGTCATTCCAGATGGTAAGGGTAAACATAAGTTTCAATAGAGGAATAATGGTGGGAAGAGTCAAAGTGTGGGAGGGGCTCCAGCTCCTCTCAAATGTTTCAAATGTGGGATACTTTGTCATCGTGCTTTAGAGTGTACTGCTTTGATATACTTCAAATGTGGGAAGGCAAGACATAGAGCTACTGACTGCAAGAGGGATGGTGTGGTTTGCTTCAACTGTAGGGAGAGTGGTCATATTAGTACACAATTTCAGAAGCCTAAGAAGACTCAAGATGTGAAAGTTGGTGGAAAGGTATTTGCTCTCAGTGGTGTAATGACCTTAAAGTCTGATAATCTGGTTCGAGGTACTTGTTTCATTAATGACATTCCTTTAGTTTCTATCATTGATACTAGTGCAACACATTCCTTTATATCCActgtttgtgtgaagaaattggatCTTGTGGTGTCTTCTATGAATGGCAGTATGGTTATCGATCACTACGCCAAAAAatggaatagacagcgcaccttagagggcgctttattacaaaagcgcactctaaagtgaagcgaaaaaataaggagcgaacaactggaatagacagcgcactttagagggcgcttttgtaataaagcgccctctaaggtgaagcgaaaaaataaggaggagatagaaggacaacaatacagggcgctttttagaaagcgccctctaaggttacccttagagggctcttttaaaaaagcgctctataagtccatgtgcatttccagtttataaagcgcttttggaaagccttagagaacgctttcataagcgccctcttaggccccctttagagggcgctttttttccacaagcgccctctaaggtcccctttagtaaatattaaaattataacatactgcgcgttatgttatttcactctctgttattttcgttctttttcacgttagggttctcactgctacgattttcgctacttctaaggcgttctccttccacctctgttagatctacgacgtttcctccttctattaattcgttgttagctgttcgattttgacaccatagatatttttctaatcttcatattacttggtttctcttctgacgttcgctattgttcatttttggtttctcttctgactTCGAAGAACTTAATTGGAGTTCTAGATATATACGGATTCGAGAGTTTCAAGACAAACAGGTTCTTAATCTTAACCACCCTCTTGCCTAATTTTATATGAAGTTTATAGACGTATGCACATTTGGCCAATCTCTGTGATCGAATTTTTTGTGTTCTCTATTTACATTTTTCGTATCTATTTACTTTTGAACCACAGTTATTGTTCTAACAGTAACTAACTTTACATCGGCCCTGTTCAGCTTCGAGCAATTTtgtatcaatttgacaaatgAGAAGTTACAGCAGCATTTCAACCAGGTTTGATTTTTCTACTATCTCCTGGTAAACAATTTCTATAGACTCAAATAACACTTCATTATTTCATTATGCAGCATGTCTTCAAAATGGAGCAAGAGGAATATACAAAGGAAGAAATTGATTGGAGTTATATAGAGTTCGTTGATAATCAAGATGTTCTCGATCTTATTGAGAAGGTGCAACTCACCCTTGCATTTTTGTCATTTTAGAAAAGTTCTATCAGTTTGTCATCTCATTCTTGTTTATAACTTCAGAAACCTGGCGGCGTTATTGCTCTTCTGGACGAGGCCTGGTATGTATTAAATGACAATAGTTCAAATATTTGTATTATAGTTAATGGtttgtttatgtcattttacATAATGTAAAGTGGCGTTAGCGCATGCAAATATATATACTTTGAGCAATAACTATGTTTTATAGTCATTCTTTTATATATTGTCCTGCTTATTCTTTGTAGTATGTTTCCAAGATCAACGCACGAAACATTTGCTGAAAAGCTATATCAAACACTTAAGGACAATAAGCGATTCAGCAAACCGAAGTTGTCACGAACTGACTTCACCATCAATCACTATGCTGGTGATGTGAGTAAAATACATTTTGGTCTACGCAGTTATATCAACCATGAAATAAAAAGTTAAAAGCTTAGTATATATGTCGAACTTTGATTTCAGGTCACGTATCAAACTGATCTTTTCCTTGATAAAAATAAAGACTACGTTGTTCCGGAACACGCTGCGCTGCTCTGTGCTTCCAAGTGCTCCTTTGTTTCAGGACTTTTCCCACCTTTACACGAGGAAAGTACTAAATCAACAAAGTTTTCTTCTATAGCCACTCAGTTTAAGGTCGGTTTTCTTTAAACATGCATATGCTTGAAAATTATAAGTCTTTTGTATATAACTATTGATCATTGTTATTCTTATTGCTTATGGAATGAAGCAACAACTGCAATCTTTGCTTGAAACATTGAGTGCGACTGAGCCACACTACATTCGTTGTGTAAAGCCAAATAATCTTCTTAAGCCGGGGATATTTGAGAACAACGATGTGTTACAGCAGCTTCGATGTGGGGTGAGTTCAACCCCCATATTAGCCTTGTTCTTTATTATGACATGAATATTTTTGTTTCAAGTTACTTCAAACTCTGTGGATGCCTTTTACAGGGTGTAATGGAGGCAATTAGGATAAGTTGCGCTGGATATCCAACTCGAAAGAACTTTGATGAATTTGTTCAGCGGTTTAGTATAATGGAACCTAAGGTTCTAAAATCATGGTATTTACTTCTCCTTTTTTCCGTGTTTTCTTTTTCTGATCATACAGATGAATGTGATTGTACTGAACATAATTAACCACCTAGATTGTTGTCACGAAATTTTTCCGGTTTTAGATGTTCAAATAACACAACTATATCTGAAATAACTAATAATAAATATATATCTGCAATCCTGATGAGATGACGGCTTGCAAGAGACTTCTAGATAAAGCAAACCTTAAAGATTATCAAGTAGTAGTTCTTATCTTAATCTCAGTTATAGCATTTTTATTTGCTCGCAGGTTACATTGAATCATAGATGATGATGCTAAAAAATTTCGAACACGCTATGTATGATAATATGGATTGGAATAAAATGTTGTTTGGGTTTCTTTGCAGATAGGAAAGACAAAAGTTTTCCTGAGAGCAGGTCAAATGGCAGAACTAGATGCATGTCGTGCCGAGGTCCTAGGAAGATCCGCAATCGTTATTCAGAAAAAAGCTCGCACATATATTTGTGAGAAACAGTACAAGTTATTGCGATTTTCTGCCATAGAACTACAAAGGGCTATTAAAGGTATCAATTATTTGAATCCTTTTTGATACTATGTATGAATAATCTTGTTATCCATTTTCTAAGTCATTTAGTTTTACGTATCCTATGAACTTAACATAGGACAACTTGCAAGACGTCGGTATGAATGCATGAGAAAGGAGGCCGCATCTTTGATAATCCAGAAACAAATCCGCATGTATCTTTCGAGAAGTGCTTATAAAACTACCTATTCCAAAGTTGTTTGTATTCAAACCGACATGCGAGGAATGGCTGCTAGAAATGAACTTCGATTCAGGAAGCGGACcctaagaagactgcggctagcaaaaaaaacatacatctcagagatgcttttgctacttagttttatttctttttaagttatgaattggttgtatatttagaatctttagaagttaaacgattatatatcagtggattgttgtatatgtatggattgttgtatataaggcttgttgaatgcaatgtgtgaaaaagggcttcaaattatacagttttaggtgtactgcttcaatatacaggttgtctaaaataaataaaaaaatatagcgctttttaaaattttttttttaaataaccacccactttagagggcgctttccaaaataagcgccctctaaaccctttaaatttccactttagagggcgctttccagtaaaagcgccctctaaacccttaaaagtttccactttagagggcgctttccagtaaaagcgccctctaaacccttaaaagtttccactttagagggcgctttctttaaaaagcgccctctaaagtggcccttaaagggcttaaagagccactttagagagcgctttcaccaggaaaaaaagcgctgtctttacctatgccagcgccagattagagggcgctttaaagcgctgttataggccaaaaaaagcgccctcttttcccttatttggcgtagtggaTACTCCAGTGAATGGGTCGGTAACCACTTCTTTAGTTTGTTTTAATTGTCTGTTGATAATATATGGTAGAGACTTTGGCATCGAGTTAGTTTTGTTTACCGTTGAGTCAActtgatgttatcttgggtatgaactggttagagttCAACCGTATTTATATCAACTTCTATAACAAGACAACATTGTTTCTTGAGTTTATGGAGGAGAAATGTCCTCATTTTATTTCTTCTAAACAGGTTGAAGAATTCCTAAAGGATGAAGCTCAAGTGTTTGCGATGTTTTCTTCTTTGTAAATCGAAGGAAAAACGACGTTGGATGATCTGCCTATAGTATGTCAATTTCCAGATATGTACCCTGATGATATTATTGATCTACAGCCAGAGACAGGGGTTGAGTTTTCCATAGATTTAGTACCCGGTACTAGACCTGTGCCGATGGAACCTTACAAAATGTCTCCAGTAGAATTGAGTGAGCTAAAGAGTCAATTGGAAGATCTACTTGATAATAAATTCGCAGACCAAGTGTGTCACCTTGGGGAGCTCTAGTGTTATTAGTGAAGAAGAAAGACGGAAGTATGGGATTGTATGTTGATTATCGTCATCTGAATAAGGTCACcatcaagaataagtatcctcTTCCCAGGATTGACGACCTTATGGATCAGTTAATGGGTGCATGTGTTTTCAGTAAGATCGACTTGAGGTCGGGTTATCATCATATTCGAGTGAAGGATGAAGATATCTTGAAGACTATATTCAGGACATGATACATTCACTATGAGTACTCATTGATGTCATTCGGTGTGTCTAATGCCCCTAGTGcatttatggagtatatgaataggatctTCTATCCCTATTTGGATcagtttgtggtggtgtttattgatgatattctGGTATATTCTAAATCAGATGAAGACCATGTTGGACATCTTCATACTGTACTCTAGGTTTTGAAAGAGAATAAATTGTATACTAAGTTACCCAAATGCGAGTTTTAGTTGCGAGAAGTTACTTTTCTCTACCATGTGATTTCTAGTGGTCGTATAACAGTTGACCCTTCTAAGGTAGATGCAATGCTACAGTAGGAGGCTCCGAAATCAGTTACGGAGATCAGAAGTTTCATAGGGTTGGTTGGTTACTAACAAAGATTTTATCAAGGGCTTTTCTAAGTTAGCTCTTCCTTTGACTCAGTTGACACGAAAGGGTCAAGCCTTTGTGTGGGATATGAAGTGTGAGAGAATTTCCATAAACTGAAAAAGAAGTTGACAATAACGTAAATATTGATATTACCAGATCCAAAGGAACCTTTTGTAGTATAGTGTGATGCATCTAAGACGGGCTTAGGCGGTGTGCTTATGCAGAATGGGTAGGTTGTGACTTATGCTTCATGACAACTAAAGGTTCATAAGAGAAACTAACATACTCACAATTTGGAGTTGGCAGTTATGGTATTCATGTTGAAGTTATTGAGACATTATCTGTATGGTTCTAGATTCAAAGTattcagtgatcacaagagtttgaaatatttGTTCAATCATAAGGATATGCatatgaggcagaggagatggTTAAAATTTTAGAAGAActatgactttggtttgaactACCATCCCGATAAAGCCAATGTTATAGCAGATGCTTTGAGTCAGAAGTCCTTGCACATGGCGACGTTGATGGTTAGAAAGTTGGATTTGATCGAGCAATTCAAATACTTGAGTTTGGTGTGATAGGTGACTATGGATAGTGTGAGATTGGGCATGTTGAAGCTGACTAGTGGTTTTCTTGATGAGATCAGAGCAAGTCAGAAACTGGATGTAGCCATGGTTGATCGTTTGTAATCAGTTAATTAAGGTGAAGATGGAGATTTTAGAGTTGACGATGGGATCCTAAAGTTTCGGAATATAGTTTGTGTGCCTGATGTGCCGGAACTTAAGAAGATCATTTTGGAGGAGAGTCACGGAAACGGTTTAAGTATTCATCCTAGGGCTACTAAAATGTACCAAGACCTTAAGAAAATGGTTTTATGGTCAGGAATGAAAAGAGACGTTGTACATTTTGTATATTCATGCCTGACTTTCTAAAAGCCAAAGATTAAGCATCATAAACTGTCTGGACTGATGGAGCCATTGGATATTCACGAATGGAAGTAAGAAAATATATTGATTGATTTTGTGACTAGGTTGTCGAATACTCCTAGAGTATTTGATGCAatttgggtgatcgttgataggATAACTAAATCGACGCACTTCATTCCGATTAAGATCAGTTTTCCATTGTAGAAACTGACTGGGATTTACGTTGATGTGATTGTGAAGCTTCATGGTATTCCATCgagtattgtgtctgatagagacCTGAGATTCACATCCAAATTTGGGAGAGTTTACAAGAGTCTCTAGGTACTAAACTGGAGTTGAGTTATGCTTATCATCCacagactgatggtcagactcAGAGGCATGTCCAATCTTTGGAGGACCTTTTAAGGGCTTGCGTCTTAGAGCAAGGAGGTGTATTTGAATGGCACCATTTGATGCTTTGTATATGAGGAGGTGTACAACTCATTTGTGTTGGTATGAGCCTAGAGATAATGTTGTACTTGGACCAGAGATTGTGCAATAGACTAAAAAAAGGTGAAGATGATCAAATAGAAGATGAAGGCATCTCAGAGTAGGCAaaagagttaccatgataagTGGAGGAAGGCTCTTGAATTCTGAGAGGGTGATCATGTGTTTCTGAGAGTCACTCATGTGACTTGTGTAGGAAGGGCTTTAAAATATAAGAAGCTTACTCTTTATTTCATTGGTCCCTATCATATTTCCCAGAGGATTAGAGTCGTTGCGTATAGTGTGACCTTGCCACCGTCTCTTTCGAACctgcatgatgtttttcatgtaTCTCAGCTTCGGAAGTACATTCTTGGTTCGTTTCATATAATCCAAATGAACGATGTGCAAGTGAGGGATAATCTGACTATTGAAGCATTACCTATAAGGATTGAGGATCG from Lathyrus oleraceus cultivar Zhongwan6 chromosome 7, CAAS_Psat_ZW6_1.0, whole genome shotgun sequence encodes the following:
- the LOC127103542 gene encoding myosin-6, which produces MFLIMVVCCCTENWMEEMVEQSLMPWQVSLKFYKFSRIHRRKVINLVEWTSFRETSQHSKKECTALIYFKCGKARHRATDCKRDGVVCFNCRESGHISTQFQKPKKTQDVKVGGKVFALSGVMTLKSDNLVRGTCFINDIPLVSIIDTSATHSFISTVCVKKLDLVVSSMNGSMSKNLIGVLDIYGFESFKTNSFEQFCINLTNEKLQQHFNQHVFKMEQEEYTKEEIDWSYIEFVDNQDVLDLIEKKPGGVIALLDEACMFPRSTHETFAEKLYQTLKDNKRFSKPKLSRTDFTINHYAGDVTYQTDLFLDKNKDYVVPEHAALLCASKCSFVSGLFPPLHEESTKSTKFSSIATQFKQQLQSLLETLSATEPHYIRCVKPNNLLKPGIFENNDVLQQLRCGGVMEAIRISCAGYPTRKNFDEFVQRFSIMEPKVLKSCPDEMTACKRLLDKANLKDYQIGKTKVFLRAGQMAELDACRAEVLGRSAIVIQKKARTYICEKQYKLLRFSAIELQRAIKGQLARRRYECMRKEAASLIIQKQIRMYLSRSAYKTTYSKVVCIQTDMRGMAARNELRFRKRTLRRLRLPETGVEFSIDLVPGTRPVPMEPYKMSPVELSELKSQLEDLLDNKFADQVYSGSDQNSQINKICLYLIISWFDDDNTIRRNNSRGGLDDNGA